One window of Phycisphaeraceae bacterium genomic DNA carries:
- a CDS encoding alkaline phosphatase D family protein, with product MAGPGVKYSSLALFVLGTGVSIACGQPGILPSGIASGDATPTSVVLWARADAPGDVVFELATDANFANIIDTHTVAVTDTIVPAKVETHVLVPNTTYYFRATNNSITTVGTFLTPADGANRHPLGLRVGVSGDWRGELSSYPAVKNVPERDLDLWIALGDTIYADVASPQVNIPQCLTLPDFRAKHRETLSERFGLNTLADLRATCAMLAMIDDHEVTNDFAGGAHPSSDPRFANDPGAFINETVLYTNGIAAFTEYHPMLDEQYGMTGDPRTENKAKLYRSRTYGRDAAVIVADARSFRDEELPGVTDPLDPVQVIGFLVASFDPTRTMLGAVQLAEIKADLLAAQQSGVTWKLVCVPEPIQNLGVLAASDRFEGYAAERTELLKFIDDNDIENVVFIAADIHGTLINNLTYTLGPGTTQIFTNSFEVTTGSVAYAAPFGPTVVGLANQFGFPGVPSLAQYLAMSPVEQEAVMTSLINTQLQAYAYDTLGLQNSPISATLLQGGYTATNTFGWTEFEIDPVTQALTVTTWGIPWYDEPTLLANPSAIAALNPEVINQFVVMPQDGSYCYADCDNSGTLNIFDYICYGNAYAGSAAYADCDSSGSLNIFDYICYGNAYAGGCQ from the coding sequence ATGGCAGGTCCCGGAGTAAAGTACAGCAGCCTTGCACTATTCGTGCTTGGCACTGGGGTTTCGATCGCCTGTGGTCAACCCGGGATCCTGCCATCGGGCATTGCCAGCGGCGACGCAACACCCACCAGCGTCGTGCTGTGGGCAAGAGCTGATGCGCCCGGCGATGTTGTGTTCGAGCTTGCGACCGATGCAAACTTTGCAAACATCATCGATACACACACGGTCGCGGTGACGGACACGATCGTTCCAGCAAAGGTGGAGACACATGTTCTCGTGCCCAACACAACCTACTACTTCCGTGCAACAAACAACAGCATCACAACGGTCGGCACGTTTCTCACGCCCGCGGATGGCGCAAACCGTCATCCGCTCGGGCTTCGCGTTGGTGTCAGTGGCGACTGGCGTGGCGAGCTCTCGTCATATCCCGCTGTGAAGAACGTGCCCGAGCGTGATCTGGATCTGTGGATCGCGCTTGGCGACACGATCTATGCAGACGTTGCGTCGCCACAGGTGAATATCCCGCAATGTCTGACACTTCCTGATTTTCGCGCTAAGCATCGGGAGACACTTTCGGAGCGGTTCGGGCTCAACACGCTCGCGGATCTTCGTGCAACCTGCGCAATGCTCGCGATGATCGATGACCACGAGGTCACCAACGACTTTGCGGGCGGTGCTCACCCAAGCTCGGATCCCCGATTTGCGAATGATCCCGGTGCGTTCATCAACGAGACGGTGCTGTACACGAATGGGATCGCAGCGTTCACCGAGTATCACCCGATGCTCGATGAGCAGTACGGCATGACAGGGGATCCGCGCACAGAGAACAAAGCGAAGCTCTATCGGTCCCGCACATACGGGCGCGATGCAGCGGTGATAGTTGCTGATGCCCGCTCGTTCCGTGATGAGGAACTGCCGGGTGTGACGGATCCGCTCGATCCAGTGCAGGTCATCGGGTTTCTTGTTGCGTCATTCGATCCAACGCGGACGATGCTTGGTGCTGTGCAACTTGCAGAGATAAAGGCAGATCTGCTCGCAGCGCAGCAAAGCGGTGTGACATGGAAGCTTGTCTGCGTGCCTGAGCCGATCCAGAACCTTGGCGTGCTGGCAGCGTCCGATCGATTCGAGGGGTACGCTGCCGAGCGGACTGAACTGCTGAAGTTCATCGACGACAACGACATTGAGAACGTTGTCTTTATTGCAGCAGACATCCACGGCACGCTGATCAACAACCTGACATACACCCTCGGCCCAGGCACAACGCAGATATTCACGAACAGCTTCGAGGTGACCACGGGATCGGTTGCGTACGCAGCGCCGTTCGGGCCGACAGTCGTCGGGCTTGCAAACCAGTTCGGATTTCCCGGTGTTCCCTCGCTTGCGCAGTATCTTGCGATGTCGCCTGTGGAGCAGGAAGCAGTCATGACATCGCTGATCAACACGCAGCTTCAGGCGTACGCGTACGACACGCTCGGACTTCAGAACTCACCGATCAGCGCGACGCTCCTGCAGGGTGGCTATACCGCAACGAACACATTCGGCTGGACCGAGTTCGAGATCGATCCCGTCACGCAGGCGCTGACAGTGACGACATGGGGCATTCCGTGGTACGACGAACCAACGCTATTGGCGAACCCGTCTGCGATCGCTGCGCTCAATCCAGAGGTTATCAACCAGTTTGTCGTGATGCCGCAGGATGGCAGCTACTGCTACGCCGACTGCGACAACTCCGGCACACTAAATATCTTTGACTACATCTGTTATGGCAATGCGTACGCGGGTTCTGCAGCATACGCAGATTGCGATAGCAGTGGCTCGCTGAACATCTTCGACTATATCTGCTATGGAAACGCGTACGCAGGCGGTTGTCAATAA
- a CDS encoding DUF1559 domain-containing protein, whose product MRLHGQTRTRVRSCGFTLIELLVVIAIIALLIGILLPALGAARNAGRTTVCLNTLRQISLATQMYADDANGNFPRSQHSSFASARAPWEYALMPYLGSVMQTDPQVFSRFAEKHYTCPLDESETPGHILSYGMNVYYELTTTESQTRTFHRADLVPWPTRTVLFSELEDNSITDHIMAHFWVQFGAPTEVATHRHGHSCGCAFLDGHASDLRFTETFDPDNNVDLWNPSTAH is encoded by the coding sequence ATGCGATTGCATGGACAGACGCGCACACGCGTGCGCAGTTGTGGATTTACACTGATCGAGTTGCTGGTGGTCATCGCGATCATCGCGCTGCTCATCGGCATTCTGCTGCCAGCGCTCGGCGCTGCACGCAATGCTGGGCGCACAACGGTGTGTCTGAACACGCTGCGCCAGATATCGCTGGCAACGCAGATGTACGCCGACGATGCCAACGGGAACTTCCCGCGGAGCCAGCACTCGTCGTTCGCGTCCGCGCGAGCGCCGTGGGAGTATGCGCTGATGCCGTACCTCGGCAGCGTGATGCAGACAGATCCACAGGTGTTTTCCCGGTTTGCTGAAAAGCACTACACGTGCCCGCTCGATGAGAGTGAGACACCGGGGCACATACTCAGCTATGGCATGAACGTCTACTACGAGCTGACCACGACGGAATCACAGACGCGCACGTTCCATCGTGCGGATCTGGTTCCGTGGCCGACGAGAACGGTGCTCTTCTCTGAGCTAGAGGACAACTCGATCACAGACCACATCATGGCACACTTCTGGGTGCAGTTTGGTGCGCCGACCGAGGTCGCGACACATCGTCACGGCCATTCGTGCGGCTGCGCATTTCTCGACGGGCACGCGAGCGATCTCCGTTTTACCGAGACGTTCGATCCCGACAACAACGTTGACTTATGGAATCCATCAACCGCGCATTAG